One Rissa tridactyla isolate bRisTri1 chromosome 1, bRisTri1.patW.cur.20221130, whole genome shotgun sequence DNA segment encodes these proteins:
- the FAM3B gene encoding protein FAM3B isoform X1 translates to MFVKQHLVKLAGLLLTSLVAWYLGCLFAVLIPKETITVPIAYLEDIVKKPVLKAPVPKRQKCDHWSPCSPGNYAYRILSGGGTGRLAKICFEDDLLISEEKGNVGRGINIAIVNYKTGKVTSAQFFDMWKGDHSDEMVTFIKNAPEGSLLLMVTHDDGSTRLKDGAKKLVEELGSKEIQNMKFRSSWAFIAAKGFKLPDDIQKEKINHSDKNNRYGGWPAEIQIEGCIPRNLI, encoded by the exons ATGTTTGTGAAGCAAC aTCTTGTGAAATTAGCAGGGCTCCTGTTGACATCGTTGGTTGCTTGGTACTTGGGATGCTTATTTGCTGTTCTTATACCCAAAGAGACAATAACAGTACCGATTGCATATCTTGAAGACATTGTCAAGAAACCAGTGTTGAAGG CCCCAGTCCCAAAAAGGCAGAAGTGTGATCACTGGTCTCCCTGCTCACCTGGGAACTATGCCTATCGGATTCTTAGTGGTGGTGGCACTGGAAGACTGGCTAAAATTTGTTTTGAGGATGATCT GCTTATAAGCGAAGAGAAGGGTAATGTTGGAAGAGGTATAAACATAGCCATTGTGAATT ataaaacaggaaaagTTACATCAGCGCAATTTTTTGACATGTGGAAAGGAG ACCACTCAGACGAGATGGTGACTTTCATTAAAAACGCACCAGAAGGGTCCCTCCTTTTGATGGTGACTCATGATGATGGAAGCACCCG GCTGAAAGATGGTGCCAAAAAATTAGTAGAAGAGCTGGGaagtaaagaaatacagaacatgaAGTTCAGGTCAAGCTGGGCTTTTATAGCTGCCAAAGGCTTCAAACTCCCAGACGATATCCAAAAAGAAAAG ataaacCACTCTGACAAGAACAACAGATATGGTGGCTGGCCAGCTGAAATCCAAATAGAAGGCTGTATACCAAGAAACCTGATCTGA
- the FAM3B gene encoding protein FAM3B isoform X2: MFVKQHLVKLAGLLLTSLVAWYLGCLFAVLIPKETITVPIAYLEDIVKKPVLKAPVPKRQKCDHWSPCSPGNYAYRILSGGGTGRLAKICFEDDLLISEEKGNVGRGINIAIVNYHSDEMVTFIKNAPEGSLLLMVTHDDGSTRLKDGAKKLVEELGSKEIQNMKFRSSWAFIAAKGFKLPDDIQKEKINHSDKNNRYGGWPAEIQIEGCIPRNLI, translated from the exons ATGTTTGTGAAGCAAC aTCTTGTGAAATTAGCAGGGCTCCTGTTGACATCGTTGGTTGCTTGGTACTTGGGATGCTTATTTGCTGTTCTTATACCCAAAGAGACAATAACAGTACCGATTGCATATCTTGAAGACATTGTCAAGAAACCAGTGTTGAAGG CCCCAGTCCCAAAAAGGCAGAAGTGTGATCACTGGTCTCCCTGCTCACCTGGGAACTATGCCTATCGGATTCTTAGTGGTGGTGGCACTGGAAGACTGGCTAAAATTTGTTTTGAGGATGATCT GCTTATAAGCGAAGAGAAGGGTAATGTTGGAAGAGGTATAAACATAGCCATTGTGAATT ACCACTCAGACGAGATGGTGACTTTCATTAAAAACGCACCAGAAGGGTCCCTCCTTTTGATGGTGACTCATGATGATGGAAGCACCCG GCTGAAAGATGGTGCCAAAAAATTAGTAGAAGAGCTGGGaagtaaagaaatacagaacatgaAGTTCAGGTCAAGCTGGGCTTTTATAGCTGCCAAAGGCTTCAAACTCCCAGACGATATCCAAAAAGAAAAG ataaacCACTCTGACAAGAACAACAGATATGGTGGCTGGCCAGCTGAAATCCAAATAGAAGGCTGTATACCAAGAAACCTGATCTGA